One genomic region from Pseudoduganella lutea encodes:
- a CDS encoding right-handed parallel beta-helix repeat-containing protein yields the protein MSKMFRWIPLLLALSAAAEARDWHVSPKGSDDNSGTSANAPFRTLQKAESVVEPGDVVLIGGGIYRSEPDADRGHNTALLKVRKSGRPDAWITWKARKGEKPDLRSRQWSAIEVNGSYHVFDGLTVTGHNDELVLLKAIEASKKPGFDAEHNTNGIFVEGRNNPPDSKPHHIVVRNCTVSKMPGGGIVVIEADYVTVEDNKVFENAWYMRYGGSGITFLNNWAFDDKPGYHIIVRRNVVWNNKTMVPWERIGKLSDGNGILLDVSDPDDAGGATNPNADAVVEKETAATATAAPAAKPKRPLWKNRALVANNLSAFNGGSGIHTFRTSHVDIVNNTTYWNGAVVGYEELFPNRSRDIVILNNIIVPRPGAKVTSNNRNTDIRWDYNLYPVAQDVIRGPNDIVADPRFVDPYTDLRRADFRVKPGSAAIGSGTGDVAQPDDLAGARRPQGKGRDRGAYEQR from the coding sequence ATGTCGAAGATGTTCAGGTGGATTCCCTTGCTGCTGGCCCTGAGCGCCGCAGCCGAAGCGCGCGACTGGCACGTATCGCCGAAAGGCAGCGATGACAACAGCGGCACCAGTGCCAACGCGCCGTTCCGCACGCTGCAGAAGGCCGAATCGGTTGTCGAACCCGGCGACGTGGTCCTGATCGGCGGCGGCATCTACCGCAGCGAACCGGACGCGGACCGCGGCCATAACACCGCCTTGCTGAAAGTACGCAAGTCCGGCCGGCCGGACGCCTGGATCACGTGGAAGGCCAGGAAGGGCGAGAAGCCGGACCTGCGCTCGCGCCAGTGGTCGGCCATCGAGGTCAACGGCTCGTACCACGTGTTCGACGGCCTGACGGTCACCGGCCATAACGACGAGCTGGTACTGCTGAAGGCGATCGAGGCGAGCAAGAAGCCGGGCTTCGATGCCGAGCACAATACCAACGGCATCTTCGTGGAAGGGCGCAACAACCCGCCGGACAGCAAGCCGCATCACATCGTCGTGCGCAACTGCACCGTGTCGAAGATGCCGGGCGGCGGCATCGTCGTCATCGAGGCCGACTACGTCACGGTCGAGGACAACAAGGTGTTTGAAAACGCCTGGTACATGCGCTATGGCGGCTCCGGCATCACCTTCCTGAACAACTGGGCGTTCGACGACAAGCCCGGCTACCACATCATCGTGCGCCGCAACGTCGTGTGGAACAACAAGACCATGGTGCCGTGGGAGCGTATCGGCAAGCTGAGCGACGGCAACGGCATCCTGCTGGACGTCAGCGATCCGGACGACGCCGGCGGCGCGACCAATCCGAACGCCGACGCCGTGGTGGAGAAGGAAACGGCGGCCACCGCCACCGCCGCCCCGGCCGCGAAGCCGAAGCGGCCGCTGTGGAAGAACCGCGCGCTGGTGGCCAACAACCTGTCGGCCTTCAACGGTGGCTCTGGCATCCATACTTTCCGCACCTCGCACGTCGACATCGTCAACAACACCACTTACTGGAACGGCGCGGTGGTGGGCTATGAAGAACTGTTTCCGAACCGCTCGCGCGATATCGTCATCCTCAACAACATCATCGTGCCGCGCCCCGGCGCGAAGGTCACGTCGAACAATCGCAACACCGACATCCGCTGGGACTACAACCTGTATCCCGTGGCGCAGGACGTGATCCGGGGGCCGAACGACATCGTTGCCGACCCCCGCTTCGTCGATCCCTACACCGACCTGCGCCGCGCCGATTTTCGCGTCAAGCCGGGCAGTGCGGCCATCGGTTCGGGTACCGGCGACGTGGCCCAGCCCGACGACCTGGCGGGTGCGCGCCGGCCCCAGGGCAAGGGCCGCGACCGGGGCGCGTACGAACAGCGCTGA
- a CDS encoding GH36-type glycosyl hydrolase domain-containing protein has protein sequence MTSTRRTFLKTGAALAAATHALPLFAAAPGAPAVMPIGEWRDGRHRMPAFRYRGALPFRALDREGLDAQQPDDPMFILGNYRLTVFAHASGVLEILTGERAWARANASGERLNYGEHAASLAIDGAPRVDLVGLRSLAADPARCDRLFGVGFARHDYQVDGNVACTRMVSVRPSPAIHRGNPTLVITVTLTNHGTAPVGLDYREQVGNSYVTADTQRTAPAARRARYEASVSVDADRGLALSTNRFRPLRLRVPEPDGAASIDDTAPSHLFLATRAGTGGRIDAGGADATGLHAHAWATLAPGASVTFDIAIGLTSAGMAEARSQADELFAAARRDTPGEGLFLAEWVRRLPDLSAERNTLLRREALWNAYCLEAMATWSSYFGETFIPQGQVYSYQDGENISNRDHAQAVLPLVYTNPALAKSSLRYMLKHTTPAGEIRRGNSGVGYSAPGIYKESDEQLYAFMAVGEYLRVTGDHAMLDEPVAYYPIEAGREETVLTMLKRHFTYLRDEIGLGEHGLVKMLNSDWSDSFFHTVPVNTVFHSAESHMNSAMALAVIPPLIEALEAARKPAARELVSALHDYVAALRKAFFADLGNRDFAARAYLGEGKGCFGEDIVCIEAQGFLLQLPDLPAARKARMYARIKPALLEPTGFRVHEKPIFGGKGEGEDGAVWAALEHQLLKGVLSFDKAEAERLLERMSFATRARVYPRYWMGQWTRFDGMQSTLSPREGLFNYWFPELFKVAFVGFCSHAHAWPLYNYMLLRRG, from the coding sequence ATGACATCGACTCGACGCACCTTCCTGAAAACCGGCGCCGCCCTGGCTGCCGCCACCCACGCGCTGCCGCTCTTTGCCGCTGCACCCGGCGCCCCCGCCGTCATGCCGATTGGCGAATGGCGCGACGGACGCCACCGGATGCCGGCGTTCCGCTACCGCGGCGCCTTGCCGTTCCGCGCGCTCGACCGCGAAGGCCTCGATGCGCAACAGCCCGACGATCCGATGTTCATCCTTGGTAATTACCGCCTCACCGTGTTTGCCCATGCCAGCGGCGTGCTCGAGATCCTGACGGGCGAACGCGCCTGGGCGCGCGCCAATGCTTCGGGCGAACGCCTCAACTACGGCGAGCACGCCGCCTCGTTGGCAATCGATGGCGCGCCGCGCGTGGACCTCGTGGGCCTGCGCTCGCTGGCTGCCGACCCGGCACGCTGCGACCGCCTGTTCGGCGTGGGCTTCGCACGCCACGACTACCAGGTCGACGGCAACGTGGCCTGCACCCGCATGGTATCGGTGCGCCCGTCGCCCGCCATCCACCGCGGCAATCCCACCCTCGTCATCACGGTGACGCTGACCAACCACGGCACGGCACCGGTGGGACTGGACTACCGCGAACAGGTCGGCAACAGCTACGTGACGGCCGATACGCAGCGCACCGCGCCCGCCGCGCGGCGCGCGCGCTACGAAGCCAGTGTCAGCGTCGATGCGGATCGCGGGTTGGCCCTGTCGACCAACCGTTTCCGCCCGCTTCGGCTGAGGGTGCCGGAGCCGGACGGCGCGGCGTCGATCGACGACACGGCCCCGTCGCATCTGTTCCTGGCCACGCGCGCGGGGACAGGTGGGCGCATCGACGCCGGCGGCGCGGATGCCACGGGCCTGCACGCCCATGCGTGGGCCACGCTGGCACCGGGCGCGAGCGTCACCTTCGACATCGCCATCGGCCTCACGTCGGCGGGCATGGCCGAGGCGCGCAGCCAGGCCGACGAGCTGTTCGCGGCCGCCCGCCGCGACACGCCGGGCGAAGGCCTGTTCCTGGCGGAGTGGGTGCGCCGGCTGCCGGACCTGTCGGCCGAGCGGAACACGCTGTTGCGGCGCGAGGCGCTGTGGAATGCCTACTGCCTGGAGGCGATGGCCACCTGGAGCAGCTACTTCGGCGAAACCTTCATCCCGCAGGGCCAGGTCTACAGCTACCAGGATGGCGAGAACATCTCCAATCGCGACCACGCCCAGGCCGTGCTGCCGCTGGTGTATACCAACCCGGCACTGGCGAAGTCGTCGCTGCGCTACATGCTCAAGCACACCACGCCGGCCGGCGAGATCCGCCGCGGCAACAGCGGGGTCGGCTACAGCGCACCCGGCATCTACAAGGAGAGCGACGAACAGCTGTATGCCTTCATGGCGGTGGGCGAGTACCTGCGCGTGACGGGCGACCATGCGATGCTCGATGAACCGGTCGCGTATTACCCGATCGAGGCAGGGCGCGAGGAAACCGTGCTGACGATGCTCAAGCGCCATTTCACCTACCTGCGCGATGAAATCGGCCTCGGCGAACATGGCCTCGTCAAGATGCTGAACTCGGACTGGAGCGACTCGTTCTTCCACACGGTGCCGGTCAACACGGTGTTCCATTCGGCCGAATCGCACATGAACAGCGCCATGGCGCTGGCGGTCATCCCGCCGCTGATCGAAGCCCTGGAGGCGGCACGCAAGCCGGCAGCGCGGGAACTCGTCTCGGCCCTGCACGACTACGTGGCGGCGCTGCGCAAGGCGTTCTTCGCCGACCTGGGGAACCGCGACTTCGCTGCACGCGCCTACCTGGGCGAGGGCAAGGGCTGCTTCGGCGAGGACATCGTCTGCATCGAGGCGCAGGGCTTCCTGCTGCAGCTGCCCGACCTGCCAGCGGCGCGCAAGGCACGCATGTACGCGCGCATCAAGCCGGCCCTGCTCGAACCCACCGGCTTTCGCGTGCATGAAAAGCCGATCTTCGGCGGCAAGGGCGAAGGCGAGGACGGCGCCGTATGGGCGGCGCTGGAACACCAGCTGCTCAAGGGCGTGCTGAGCTTCGACAAGGCGGAAGCGGAACGCCTGCTCGAGCGCATGAGTTTTGCCACGCGCGCCCGCGTCTATCCGCGCTACTGGATGGGCCAGTGGACCCGCTTCGACGGCATGCAGAGCACGCTGTCGCCGCGCGAGGGACTGTTCAACTACTGGTTCCCCGAACTCTTCAAGGTCGCCTTCGTGGGCTTCTGCTCGCATGCCCATGCGTGGCCGCTGTACAACTACATGCTGCTGCGGCGCGGCTGA